From a single Streptomyces liliifuscus genomic region:
- a CDS encoding SMP-30/gluconolactonase/LRE family protein: protein MTRSHPHPHSHPSRRALLGGAALTAFAVATGAGAGTANAATGTRTAAATTGGGTWPTEFPLPNGFLPEGIAIGRKPYAYMGSRANGALYRTDLRTGEGGILFAGGTGLIAVGLKLDHDGLLYVAGNTGVARTHDSRTGEVVATHQLTEPTGHFINDVTLLGDRAWFTDSRAAALYGVPRGRAGTVRTLPLTGDWVQLPNVNNANGIVGTPDGRALIVVKSTPGELYNVNLKTGHATKITLIGATDVVNGDGLYRIGRTLYVVQNRLNLISVFRLNSNATTATLTGTITDPRFDVPTTAARFGNRLYLVNARFTSPQTPETTFTGVAVPI, encoded by the coding sequence ATGACCCGCAGTCACCCGCACCCGCACTCCCACCCTTCTCGACGCGCCCTCCTGGGCGGCGCCGCCCTCACCGCGTTCGCGGTGGCGACGGGCGCAGGCGCAGGTACGGCGAACGCAGCCACCGGCACCAGGACCGCGGCGGCCACCACCGGCGGCGGCACGTGGCCGACCGAGTTCCCGCTCCCCAACGGCTTCCTCCCCGAGGGCATAGCCATCGGCAGAAAGCCGTACGCGTACATGGGCTCGCGCGCCAACGGCGCCCTCTACCGCACCGACCTGCGCACCGGCGAGGGCGGGATCCTCTTCGCGGGCGGCACCGGCCTGATAGCCGTCGGCCTGAAGCTCGACCATGACGGTCTCCTGTACGTGGCAGGCAACACCGGTGTGGCCCGTACCCATGACTCCCGCACGGGCGAAGTGGTCGCAACACACCAACTGACAGAACCGACCGGCCACTTCATCAACGACGTCACGCTCCTCGGTGACCGAGCCTGGTTCACCGACTCACGCGCCGCCGCGCTCTACGGAGTACCGCGAGGCCGGGCCGGAACCGTACGGACGTTGCCCCTCACCGGCGACTGGGTCCAGCTCCCCAACGTCAACAACGCGAACGGCATCGTCGGCACGCCCGACGGCCGCGCCCTGATCGTCGTCAAGAGCACCCCGGGCGAGCTCTACAACGTGAACCTCAAGACGGGTCACGCCACCAAGATCACGCTGATCGGCGCGACCGACGTGGTGAACGGCGACGGCCTCTACCGCATCGGCCGCACCCTGTACGTGGTCCAGAACCGTCTGAACCTCATCAGCGTGTTCCGGCTCAACTCCAACGCCACGACGGCCACTCTGACCGGCACGATCACGGACCCCCGCTTCGACGTCCCCACAACGGCGGCCCGCTTCGGCAACCGCCTCTACCTGGTCAACGCCCGCTTCACCAGCCCGCAGACCCCGGAAACGACGTTCACGGGCGTGGCGGTCCCGATCTGA
- a CDS encoding nuclear transport factor 2 family protein encodes MTSSTDLRKTVESFWATAEDRNWTAFADTLAEDVVYTLPQTRERVSGRERYVEFNREYPGDWHLRIERIVAEPGQVVTWVHFTVGLDEMYAISFFTGDAEGRVLTVTDFWPEPYEPPVGREHLVERY; translated from the coding sequence ATGACCTCATCGACCGATCTGCGCAAAACAGTGGAGAGCTTCTGGGCCACGGCCGAGGACAGGAACTGGACGGCCTTCGCGGACACCCTCGCGGAGGACGTCGTCTACACCCTTCCCCAGACGCGCGAGCGCGTCAGCGGGCGGGAGAGGTACGTCGAGTTCAACCGCGAGTATCCCGGCGACTGGCATCTGAGGATCGAGCGCATAGTCGCCGAGCCCGGCCAGGTCGTCACCTGGGTCCACTTCACGGTGGGCCTGGACGAGATGTACGCGATCTCGTTCTTCACGGGTGACGCGGAGGGCCGCGTGCTGACGGTCACGGACTTCTGGCCCGAGCCGTACGAACCTCCGGTGGGGCGGGAGCACTTGGTGGAGCGGTACTGA
- a CDS encoding S9 family peptidase, whose amino-acid sequence MTESNGSVPHEGSMPDWEKRFRAPRVSLPDWAEDAPHRSLFVSNATGTYELYAWDRETGDQRQVTDRPNGTTDGVMSPDGEWIWWFDDKDGDEFGIWRRQPFAGSGDKGDKGRKGGEGGEGGEPVLDEPAAPGLDPSYPAGLALGRDGRTAIVGRSTDEDGSTIYVSRTGEDPVEVYRHRESAGVGDLSHDGSLIAIEHTEHGDAMHSAVRVLRMDGSALAELDDTKGGTAELGLEVLGFAPVDGDTRLLVGHQRRGRWEPMVWDAASGEETDLALAARLDGDLSAEWYPDGSALLVVNSFEARSELWRYDLATRGLEQVPTPKGTVSGATARPDGSVEFLWSSAAEPPVVRSTSGEVVLDPPGMKAPASVSVQDEWVTGPGGRIHALVQRPAGVTGPLPTVFDIHGGPTWHDSDSFAAGPAAWVDHGYMVVRVNYRGSTGYGREWTDALKHRVGLIELEDIAAVREWAVSSGLADPDRLILTGGSWGGYLTLLGVGMQPEAWALGIAAVPVADYVTAYHDEMEALKAMDRTLLGGTPEEVPERFEASSPLTYVDAVKAPVYISAGVNDPRCPIRQVENYVTRLAARDAVHEVYRYDAGHGSLVVDERIKQVRLELDFAERHLGR is encoded by the coding sequence ATGACTGAGAGCAACGGGTCCGTCCCGCACGAGGGAAGCATGCCGGACTGGGAGAAGCGCTTCCGGGCGCCGCGGGTGTCCTTGCCCGACTGGGCGGAGGACGCGCCGCACCGGTCCTTGTTCGTGTCGAACGCGACAGGGACGTACGAGTTGTATGCGTGGGACCGCGAGACGGGCGACCAGCGCCAGGTCACGGACCGGCCGAACGGGACGACGGACGGCGTGATGTCGCCGGACGGCGAGTGGATCTGGTGGTTCGACGACAAGGACGGCGACGAGTTCGGGATCTGGCGACGCCAGCCGTTCGCCGGGTCCGGCGACAAGGGTGACAAGGGCCGCAAGGGCGGCGAGGGCGGCGAGGGCGGCGAGCCCGTTCTCGACGAGCCCGCGGCTCCCGGGCTCGACCCCTCCTACCCCGCGGGGCTCGCGCTCGGCCGGGACGGACGGACGGCGATCGTCGGCCGGTCGACCGACGAGGACGGCTCGACGATCTATGTCAGCCGGACCGGCGAGGACCCCGTCGAGGTCTACCGGCACCGCGAGTCGGCGGGTGTCGGCGATCTCTCGCACGACGGATCGCTGATCGCGATCGAGCACACCGAGCACGGCGACGCGATGCACTCGGCGGTGCGAGTGCTGCGGATGGACGGCTCGGCGCTCGCGGAGCTCGACGACACCAAGGGCGGTACGGCCGAGCTCGGTCTGGAGGTGCTCGGCTTCGCCCCTGTCGACGGCGACACCCGGCTGCTCGTCGGGCATCAGCGGCGCGGCCGCTGGGAGCCGATGGTGTGGGACGCGGCGTCCGGCGAGGAGACGGACCTGGCGCTGGCCGCCCGGCTGGACGGCGACCTGAGCGCCGAGTGGTATCCGGACGGTTCCGCGCTGCTCGTGGTCAACAGCTTCGAGGCGCGCAGCGAGCTGTGGCGGTACGACCTGGCGACCCGCGGCCTGGAGCAGGTGCCGACGCCGAAGGGCACGGTGTCGGGGGCGACGGCCCGCCCGGACGGCAGCGTGGAGTTCCTGTGGTCGTCGGCAGCCGAGCCGCCGGTGGTGCGCTCGACGTCCGGCGAGGTCGTCCTCGACCCGCCCGGTATGAAGGCGCCGGCGTCGGTGTCCGTCCAGGACGAGTGGGTGACCGGTCCCGGCGGCCGTATCCACGCCCTCGTCCAGCGGCCGGCCGGGGTGACGGGTCCGCTGCCGACCGTCTTCGACATCCACGGCGGCCCGACCTGGCACGACAGCGACTCGTTCGCGGCGGGCCCGGCGGCCTGGGTGGACCACGGGTACATGGTGGTCCGGGTCAACTACCGCGGCTCCACGGGCTACGGACGCGAGTGGACGGACGCGCTCAAGCACCGCGTCGGCCTGATCGAGCTGGAGGACATCGCGGCCGTCCGGGAGTGGGCGGTCTCCTCCGGTCTCGCCGACCCGGACCGGCTGATCCTCACCGGCGGCTCCTGGGGCGGCTATCTCACGCTGCTCGGTGTCGGAATGCAGCCCGAGGCGTGGGCGCTCGGCATCGCCGCGGTGCCGGTCGCGGACTACGTCACGGCGTACCACGACGAGATGGAGGCCCTGAAGGCGATGGACCGCACGCTGCTCGGCGGCACACCGGAGGAGGTCCCGGAGCGCTTCGAGGCGTCGTCCCCGCTGACGTACGTCGATGCGGTGAAGGCTCCGGTCTACATCTCCGCCGGGGTCAACGACCCGCGCTGCCCGATCCGTCAGGTCGAGAACTACGTGACCAGACTCGCCGCGCGCGACGCCGTCCACGAGGTGTACCGCTATGACGCGGGGCACGGTTCGCTGGTCGTGGACGAGCGGATCAAGCAGGTCCGTCTGGAGCTGGACTTCGCGGAGCGACACCTGGGCAGGTGA
- a CDS encoding DUF6191 domain-containing protein encodes MEFAVFASLPGLVILLTVIAFVDQLMLRAGRAGVLPWRNGARVGQVSATGFEQLHGALSPGKQNELKERESALVLRDDEEDGAPPHRTRVDLDSGTAVLVMRTPPPRAQARPRNDEGGLPQQHSTNQ; translated from the coding sequence ATGGAATTCGCCGTGTTCGCCTCCCTCCCCGGACTGGTCATCCTGCTGACGGTCATCGCGTTCGTCGATCAGTTGATGCTGCGGGCCGGGCGGGCCGGGGTGCTGCCCTGGCGCAACGGGGCGCGGGTCGGGCAGGTGTCGGCGACCGGCTTCGAGCAGTTGCACGGCGCGCTGTCACCGGGCAAGCAGAACGAACTCAAGGAGCGGGAGTCGGCCCTCGTGCTCCGGGACGACGAGGAGGACGGCGCGCCCCCGCACCGCACACGCGTCGACCTGGACAGCGGAACAGCGGTGTTGGTGATGCGGACGCCGCCGCCCCGCGCCCAGGCCCGGCCCCGGAACGACGAAGGCGGCCTCCCTCAGCAGCACTCCACCAATCAGTAA
- a CDS encoding potassium channel family protein, whose product MVVCGDDALAHRLAAELRGVYGERVTLVVPSAEGTVRPPVVGRARASALLDRVSAAVTRATANGGIGGIGGGNSSGTGGSGGGGTGEGAAGRATVSLTRGATSPRGTTSANRSATSEEPRPARVLEAPVLTEAVLAEAGVEHAAALALVHDDDETNIRAALMARRLNPRLRLVVRLYNRRLGQHIEALLDQASALAMAGLADAGEGAGANAGGDGGGDGGGNGRGDGGPRGPVLLDASTTVLSDADTAAPALAATAVAGTSKVVQTDGLMLRAVERQPPGPGEVADPGLCTLALLSATTNDPAGADGSESSGENAPRLLPDERSVAAATGRGTIVLETVSYSGPPLPAGRSVLPFGRLFSRRLRWSFAGLVACVVALAVASMVTTGDHPLHATYLTLLDLFAINEPALEGPLGRQILQLLSGLVGLLLLPVLLAAVLEGLGTFRSGTALRKPPRGLSDHVVLLGLGKIGTRVLARLRELHIPVVCVEADPDARGLALARRLRVPVVLGDVTQEGVLEAAKIHRAHALLALTSADTTNLEASLYARSVRPDLRVVLRLYDDDFATAVYRTLRATHPHALTRSRSVSHLAAPAFAGAMMGRQILGAIPVERRVLLFAALDVAGHPHLEGRTVAEAFRAGAWRVLALDSASPEERRLGTATATAPAPGSPERPSGLVWDLPPTYVLGSEDRVVIAATRRGLAELLGRRPRDRTGT is encoded by the coding sequence ATGGTGGTGTGCGGGGACGATGCCCTCGCACACCGGCTGGCGGCCGAGTTGCGTGGTGTCTACGGGGAGCGGGTGACTCTGGTCGTACCGTCCGCCGAGGGCACCGTACGGCCGCCGGTCGTCGGGCGGGCCCGCGCCTCGGCGCTGCTCGACCGGGTGTCGGCGGCGGTGACCCGGGCGACGGCCAACGGCGGTATCGGGGGCATTGGCGGCGGCAACAGCAGTGGCACCGGCGGAAGCGGGGGCGGCGGCACCGGTGAGGGCGCGGCGGGCCGAGCCACCGTCTCCTTGACCCGCGGAGCCACGTCTCCCCGGGGAACCACCTCGGCGAATCGGTCCGCCACCTCCGAAGAGCCCCGCCCCGCCCGCGTGCTGGAGGCCCCCGTCCTGACCGAGGCCGTGCTCGCCGAAGCCGGTGTCGAGCATGCCGCCGCGCTGGCGCTCGTCCATGACGACGACGAGACGAACATCCGCGCCGCACTGATGGCCCGCCGCCTCAACCCCCGTCTGCGTCTGGTCGTCCGGCTCTACAACCGCCGTCTCGGCCAGCACATCGAGGCCCTCCTCGACCAGGCCTCCGCCCTGGCCATGGCGGGTCTGGCGGACGCCGGAGAGGGCGCCGGAGCGAATGCCGGAGGAGACGGCGGAGGAGACGGGGGAGGGAACGGCAGGGGGGACGGTGGTCCACGCGGGCCCGTACTCCTCGACGCCTCCACGACCGTGCTCTCCGACGCCGACACCGCCGCGCCCGCGCTGGCGGCGACCGCGGTCGCCGGGACCAGCAAGGTCGTACAGACCGACGGACTGATGCTCCGGGCCGTGGAACGGCAGCCCCCGGGGCCCGGGGAGGTCGCCGACCCGGGCCTGTGCACGCTGGCCCTGCTCTCGGCCACCACCAACGACCCGGCCGGCGCGGACGGTTCGGAGAGCAGCGGGGAGAACGCGCCGCGGCTCCTGCCCGACGAACGCTCCGTGGCCGCCGCGACCGGGCGCGGCACCATCGTCCTGGAGACGGTGTCGTACTCCGGTCCGCCGCTCCCCGCCGGACGCAGTGTCCTGCCCTTCGGCAGACTGTTCTCCCGGCGGCTGCGCTGGTCGTTCGCGGGTCTGGTGGCCTGTGTGGTGGCGCTCGCGGTCGCGTCCATGGTGACGACGGGCGACCATCCGCTGCACGCCACCTATCTGACCCTCCTCGATCTCTTCGCCATCAATGAACCCGCGCTCGAAGGCCCCCTCGGCCGCCAGATCCTCCAACTCCTCTCCGGTCTCGTCGGGTTGCTGCTGCTCCCCGTGCTCCTCGCCGCCGTGCTGGAGGGCCTCGGTACGTTCCGCAGCGGGACCGCGCTGCGGAAGCCGCCCCGTGGGCTCTCCGATCACGTCGTGCTCCTCGGGCTCGGCAAGATCGGCACACGTGTCCTCGCCCGCCTGCGCGAACTGCACATCCCCGTCGTGTGCGTCGAGGCCGACCCCGACGCGCGCGGGCTCGCCCTCGCACGCCGGCTGCGCGTGCCCGTCGTCCTCGGTGACGTCACCCAGGAAGGCGTCCTGGAAGCCGCCAAGATCCACCGTGCGCACGCCCTGCTCGCCCTGACCAGCGCGGACACCACCAACCTGGAAGCCTCCCTGTACGCAAGGTCGGTGCGGCCCGATCTACGCGTGGTGCTGCGGCTGTACGACGACGACTTCGCCACCGCCGTCTACCGCACCCTGCGCGCCACCCACCCGCACGCGCTCACCCGCAGCCGCAGCGTCTCCCATCTGGCCGCGCCCGCCTTCGCCGGAGCGATGATGGGCCGCCAGATCCTGGGCGCGATCCCGGTCGAACGCCGGGTCCTGCTCTTCGCCGCCCTGGACGTCGCCGGGCATCCGCACCTGGAGGGCCGTACGGTCGCCGAGGCGTTCCGTGCGGGAGCGTGGCGGGTGCTCGCCCTGGACAGCGCCTCGCCCGAGGAACGCCGGCTCGGCACGGCCACCGCCACCGCTCCCGCCCCGGGCTCGCCCGAGCGCCCGTCGGGCCTGGTCTGGGACCTGCCTCCCACCTACGTGCTCGGCTCCGAGGACCGCGTGGTCATCGCGGCCACCCGACGAGGCCTCGCCGAACTGCTGGGACGACGCCCCCGGGACCGTACGGGCACGTGA
- a CDS encoding TIGR03943 family putative permease subunit, whose protein sequence is MNRQAQAAVLFLTGGAILHAALTDLYLRYVKAGLQPLLLAAGVVLIATAIATVWYERQAARTSAGNGPLAERHHEAAAGTDAGKATAADTGAGIAAEAPAHTDASVQVGTLADPNDHGHGDAEAHAHREPRISWLLVLPLLALILVAPPALGSYSAMRTGTALQKQPWGFADLPAGDTIRLNLVDYAGRAAYDHGRSLDHRHIKIAGLLALDRDGTPYLVRMALSCCAADAQPVKIGLTGRIPPVLRPDSWLEVTGTYTTKRTKDPVNDGIIPFLDVTEVKPVKAPRDPYDESWNG, encoded by the coding sequence GTGAACCGCCAGGCTCAGGCGGCCGTCCTCTTCCTCACCGGCGGCGCGATCCTGCACGCCGCCCTCACCGACCTCTATCTGCGGTACGTGAAGGCCGGGTTGCAGCCGCTGCTGCTGGCGGCGGGGGTCGTCCTGATCGCCACGGCGATCGCGACGGTCTGGTACGAGCGGCAGGCGGCGCGTACGTCCGCCGGGAACGGGCCGTTGGCCGAGCGTCACCATGAGGCGGCCGCAGGCACGGATGCGGGTAAGGCCACGGCCGCAGACACGGGCGCAGGCATAGCCGCCGAAGCCCCGGCCCACACCGACGCCTCAGTTCAAGTGGGGACCCTGGCCGACCCCAACGACCATGGCCATGGCGACGCCGAAGCCCACGCCCACCGCGAACCCCGTATCTCCTGGCTTCTGGTCCTCCCCCTTCTAGCCCTGATCCTCGTGGCCCCGCCGGCCCTCGGCTCGTACAGCGCCATGCGCACCGGCACGGCCCTGCAGAAGCAGCCCTGGGGCTTCGCGGACCTCCCCGCCGGCGACACGATCCGGCTCAACCTCGTCGACTACGCGGGCAGGGCGGCGTACGACCACGGCCGTTCCCTCGATCACCGCCACATCAAGATCGCCGGCCTGCTGGCCCTGGACCGGGACGGCACCCCGTACCTGGTCCGTATGGCACTCAGTTGCTGTGCCGCCGACGCCCAGCCGGTGAAGATCGGCCTGACCGGCCGGATTCCTCCCGTCCTGCGCCCGGACAGCTGGCTGGAGGTCACCGGCACGTACACCACCAAGCGGACCAAGGACCCGGTGAACGACGGCATCATCCCGTTCCTCGACGTCACCGAGGTGAAACCGGTCAAGGCGCCGCGAGACCCGTACGACGAGAGCTGGAACGGCTGA
- a CDS encoding SURF1 family protein codes for MYRFLLTPRWWGINVFVLLAIPFCIFMGSWQLSRFEDRVQDHRDAGEQATAAKTDPARPLAELLPVDKETSGKQTTATGRYGKQLLVPDRELDDKRGFYVLTLLRTDDGRALPVVRGWLPGDADPAKAPAAPTGEVTVAGALQASETPGSNGVPAAGGLPAGQTGAISSAALVNLVPYDVYDAWVTLAKADAGMKAVPAAAPADTGLDLKAFQNLGYTGEWFVFAGFVVFMWFRLIRREVEFAQDAELGLVEGEGAPAGQDSDTATDTADSTKVSASPTA; via the coding sequence GTGTACCGGTTCCTGCTGACGCCCCGCTGGTGGGGGATCAACGTCTTCGTGCTGTTGGCCATCCCCTTCTGCATCTTCATGGGGTCATGGCAGTTGAGCCGGTTCGAGGACCGGGTCCAGGACCACCGTGACGCGGGCGAGCAGGCCACGGCGGCCAAGACGGATCCGGCCAGGCCGCTCGCGGAGCTGCTGCCCGTGGACAAGGAGACGTCCGGCAAGCAGACCACGGCGACGGGCCGGTACGGGAAGCAGTTGCTCGTGCCGGACCGGGAGCTGGACGACAAGCGCGGCTTCTACGTTCTGACGTTGCTGCGCACCGACGACGGCAGGGCCCTGCCGGTGGTCCGGGGCTGGCTCCCCGGAGACGCGGACCCCGCGAAGGCTCCGGCCGCTCCGACCGGTGAGGTCACCGTGGCCGGCGCGCTGCAGGCGTCGGAGACACCCGGTTCGAACGGCGTGCCCGCGGCCGGTGGTCTCCCCGCCGGCCAGACCGGCGCGATCAGCTCGGCAGCGCTGGTGAACCTCGTGCCGTACGACGTGTACGACGCCTGGGTCACCCTCGCCAAGGCCGACGCGGGGATGAAGGCGGTGCCCGCGGCGGCTCCGGCGGACACGGGCCTGGACCTGAAGGCGTTCCAGAACCTCGGCTACACCGGCGAGTGGTTCGTCTTCGCGGGCTTCGTGGTCTTCATGTGGTTCCGGCTGATCCGGCGAGAGGTGGAGTTCGCACAGGACGCGGAACTGGGCCTTGTCGAGGGCGAGGGCGCTCCCGCGGGCCAGGACAGCGACACCGCAACCGACACCGCCGACAGCACAAAGGTGTCGGCCTCTCCCACGGCCTGA
- a CDS encoding ArsR/SmtB family transcription factor, with translation MCRLQTRQGPLEFGHWRQSVRERIQQDAPLNHAVQPLKTLIPSFGYIPDFLTPPVTGADLSAGLELVRATPRRRLASELTQLAGSRPVPSWAASLGRPGCGALSSLAQALGVYFGALLAPSWSHVRTVVGNDVGIRTQALLDGGTQALLNGLRPLARWNSPVLEVDYPVERDLHLGGRGLTLVPSYFCWRRPTALADPGLPPVLVYPVAKNPLDLPCTTEDGLVRLLGRSRAAVLVEVVRRSGRTTSEVAAAVGLALPSVSYQIGVLRDGGLVASHRDGKYVLHTATPLGRQLLAVAPWDEAGVVSTPGGPGSFRR, from the coding sequence ATGTGTCGTTTGCAGACAAGACAAGGGCCGCTCGAATTCGGCCACTGGCGTCAATCGGTCCGCGAGAGAATTCAGCAGGACGCGCCTCTGAATCACGCCGTCCAGCCGCTCAAGACGTTGATCCCGAGCTTCGGTTACATCCCGGACTTCCTCACGCCGCCGGTCACGGGCGCCGATCTGTCCGCCGGACTCGAACTCGTACGGGCCACACCTCGCCGTCGGCTGGCGAGTGAGTTGACGCAGTTGGCCGGGTCCCGGCCGGTGCCGAGTTGGGCCGCGTCACTGGGCAGGCCGGGCTGTGGTGCCCTCAGTTCGCTGGCCCAGGCGCTCGGCGTGTACTTCGGGGCGCTGCTGGCGCCGAGCTGGTCCCACGTCCGCACGGTGGTCGGCAATGATGTCGGGATCCGGACCCAGGCCCTGCTGGACGGCGGCACCCAGGCACTGCTGAACGGGCTGCGGCCGCTGGCCCGTTGGAACAGCCCCGTCCTGGAAGTGGACTATCCCGTCGAGCGCGATCTCCACCTCGGCGGCCGCGGACTGACGCTCGTCCCCTCGTACTTCTGCTGGCGCCGCCCGACCGCTCTCGCCGACCCGGGCCTGCCACCCGTACTCGTCTATCCCGTGGCCAAGAACCCCCTTGACCTGCCGTGCACGACGGAGGACGGGCTCGTACGGCTGCTGGGCAGGTCGCGGGCCGCGGTACTGGTCGAGGTCGTACGACGGAGTGGTCGTACGACCTCGGAGGTCGCCGCGGCGGTGGGGCTCGCGCTGCCCAGTGTCAGCTACCAGATCGGCGTTCTGCGCGACGGGGGGCTCGTGGCCAGCCACCGCGACGGCAAGTACGTCCTGCACACGGCGACTCCCCTGGGGCGCCAACTGCTCGCGGTGGCGCCCTGGGACGAAGCCGGCGTCGTCAGCACTCCGGGAGGCCCGGGATCTTTCCGTCGTTGA
- a CDS encoding spore germination protein GerW family protein produces MPDEESVQPVQPVEPAELEKSAEPVKPVETTSAQPPEGVPTDAPTGVPADVLAEIPKGNPAVVLLERLAEKLGGRASVTTVYGEPVTRHGVTVIPVAKVGFGFGAGVGREAGAAKTGEGGGGGGGVGAKPIGFIEIQEGFATYRPIRDPWVDVFVPLAVVALGSALPGIIGALRRRK; encoded by the coding sequence ATGCCCGACGAAGAGTCCGTACAGCCCGTACAGCCGGTGGAGCCAGCGGAGTTAGAGAAATCCGCGGAGCCCGTGAAGCCGGTGGAGACAACATCGGCGCAGCCGCCGGAGGGCGTCCCCACGGATGCCCCCACGGGCGTCCCCGCGGATGTACTTGCGGAGATCCCCAAGGGCAACCCGGCTGTCGTGCTGCTGGAGCGGCTGGCCGAGAAGCTGGGCGGGCGCGCCTCGGTGACCACCGTCTACGGCGAACCCGTGACCAGGCACGGAGTCACGGTCATCCCCGTCGCCAAGGTCGGGTTCGGCTTCGGGGCCGGTGTGGGCCGCGAGGCCGGCGCAGCCAAGACCGGCGAGGGCGGTGGCGGAGGCGGCGGCGTGGGCGCGAAGCCCATCGGCTTCATCGAGATCCAGGAGGGCTTCGCCACATACCGCCCGATCCGCGATCCCTGGGTCGATGTCTTCGTCCCGTTGGCGGTGGTCGCACTCGGCAGTGCGCTTCCCGGGATCATCGGGGCGCTGCGCCGCAGGAAGTGA
- a CDS encoding permease: MTTTDTAPPGVEDRETDERKGWQFNSPLVLIMLLLVGIVLQGPIRGALSAPVMQSWMTVFVAVMVQALPFLVLGVLLSAVIAVFVPPSFFARALPGRPALAVPVAGMAGAVLPGCECASVPVAGALVRRGVTPAAALAFLLSAPAINPIVLTATAVAFPGKPQMVAARFVASLLVACMMGWLWQRLGRADWLRPPSRPASDGLGKGAAFWGSVRHDVMHAGGFLVVGAMAAATLKAVVPEEWLSLAADNPVVSVLALAVLAVLLSICSEADAFVAASLTQFSLTARLTFLVVGPMIDLKLFAMQTATFGREFALRFAPATFALAVLVSALVGAVLL; the protein is encoded by the coding sequence GTGACCACAACCGACACAGCGCCGCCCGGGGTTGAGGACCGCGAGACGGACGAGCGGAAGGGCTGGCAGTTCAACTCGCCCCTCGTCCTGATCATGCTGCTGCTCGTGGGGATCGTGCTCCAGGGCCCGATCCGCGGGGCGCTGTCCGCGCCGGTGATGCAGAGCTGGATGACCGTGTTCGTCGCGGTGATGGTGCAGGCGCTGCCCTTCCTCGTGCTCGGCGTGCTGCTGTCGGCGGTCATCGCGGTGTTCGTCCCGCCGTCGTTCTTCGCCCGCGCGCTGCCGGGGCGGCCCGCTCTCGCGGTGCCGGTCGCGGGGATGGCCGGGGCGGTGCTGCCGGGCTGTGAGTGCGCGTCCGTGCCGGTGGCGGGGGCGTTGGTGCGCCGAGGTGTCACGCCCGCGGCGGCGCTGGCCTTCCTGTTGTCCGCCCCGGCGATCAACCCGATCGTGCTGACCGCGACGGCCGTCGCGTTCCCCGGAAAACCCCAGATGGTCGCGGCCCGTTTCGTGGCGAGCCTGCTGGTGGCCTGCATGATGGGCTGGCTGTGGCAACGGCTCGGCCGCGCCGACTGGTTGCGCCCACCGAGCCGTCCGGCGTCCGACGGCCTCGGCAAGGGCGCGGCGTTCTGGGGATCCGTACGGCACGACGTGATGCACGCGGGCGGCTTCCTGGTCGTGGGCGCGATGGCCGCGGCCACGCTCAAGGCCGTGGTCCCGGAGGAGTGGCTGAGCCTCGCGGCCGACAACCCGGTGGTGTCCGTCCTCGCCCTGGCGGTCCTGGCCGTGCTGCTCTCCATCTGCTCCGAGGCGGACGCGTTCGTGGCGGCCTCCCTGACCCAGTTCTCGCTCACGGCCCGGCTGACGTTCCTCGTGGTGGGCCCGATGATCGACCTGAAACTCTTCGCGATGCAGACGGCCACCTTCGGCCGCGAGTTCGCCCTGCGCTTCGCGCCCGCCACCTTCGCCCTGGCCGTCCTGGTCTCGGCCCTGGTCGGGGCGGTGCTGCTGTGA